In candidate division WOR-3 bacterium, the following are encoded in one genomic region:
- a CDS encoding 4Fe-4S dicluster domain-containing protein: MARRIVLDLDLCCGCRSCEAACRSAFKGEGRIRHGAIENMAYLPLACRHCKEALCLASCPVQAITRDEDTGRVVRSSFRCIGCKSCVFACPFGVIDAPLVRHIAQKCNLCADREEGPRCVAACSSGALQFLEESEIKKLEIGVRMLSKDAFMRRR; this comes from the coding sequence ATGGCCCGTCGAATAGTTTTAGATTTAGACCTATGTTGTGGGTGTCGATCGTGTGAAGCAGCATGTCGTTCAGCATTTAAAGGCGAAGGACGGATCCGCCACGGCGCGATTGAGAATATGGCATATTTACCTTTAGCCTGCCGGCACTGCAAAGAAGCGCTCTGCCTTGCTTCATGTCCTGTTCAGGCGATAACCAGAGATGAGGATACCGGGCGGGTCGTGCGTTCATCTTTCAGGTGCATCGGCTGCAAAAGCTGTGTATTCGCCTGTCCTTTTGGGGTTATTGATGCACCGCTCGTGCGACATATTGCGCAGAAATGTAATCTTTGTGCGGACCGTGAGGAAGGACCGAGGTGTGTGGCAGCCTGTTCCTCAGGGGCCCTGCAGTTTCTTGAGGAAAGTGAAATTAAAAAACTGGAAATTGGTGTGCGGATGTTATCAAAAGATGCGTTTATGAGGAGAAGGTGA
- a CDS encoding molybdopterin dinucleotide binding domain-containing protein yields MITQDSKLTIKRTLCPFCGYGCELGIVFDDFGIKGVEYLKDTPNQGRICPRGSAAPVYLNHPKRLCVPVREDKYTEWESIKSELAEILKEPETVAITLDRNLTIEEEVRVIGFAHRYGIKNIVSAYLEPESGLRYFIDRQSWASIEEIGKSDMIIVVGDVFNYTPMISRDLINWRLADRKHRLVVVDSLRSHTAYFATDFLRVHPGTEGILLLRLAGEKMPGFNIEEICGVSERTLDDIAQVFKTTENSLLILTLPFAHSYEPQLILEGARRLSSANKKILPIFEFTPHFQLPPFGKIWNAVKDNKIKYLITFGELFPFYYPQITNGLGQIKAYATSTLRFKKYTQLPMALNIEKSGTIITIGGERQLDGEIVPASGAQTIETLFKRCGLESSEGQLPGCELKFDVKEGIQRLKDRVQKRNLTLFGEKIAFHYMGLWEKPVLKLNPFDARELGVKENEPVVIESIMGKAKLQVKIMSEVPRGTVFTQPETPEVRGLFAYELVGDFVNFIPTEVQIWPVE; encoded by the coding sequence ATGATTACTCAGGATTCAAAATTAACCATTAAACGCACACTGTGCCCTTTCTGTGGATACGGGTGCGAACTGGGTATCGTTTTTGATGATTTTGGGATAAAAGGTGTCGAATACTTAAAAGACACTCCCAATCAGGGGCGGATCTGCCCCCGAGGAAGTGCGGCACCGGTATATCTGAATCATCCCAAACGGCTTTGCGTCCCGGTCCGAGAGGACAAATATACGGAGTGGGAGAGTATAAAATCAGAATTGGCTGAGATATTGAAAGAGCCCGAGACCGTCGCAATTACCCTTGATCGCAACTTGACTATTGAAGAAGAGGTGCGGGTGATTGGTTTCGCGCATCGGTATGGGATTAAAAATATTGTAAGTGCTTACCTTGAACCCGAGTCAGGACTGAGGTATTTTATTGACAGACAATCTTGGGCGTCAATTGAGGAGATTGGAAAGTCCGATATGATAATTGTGGTGGGAGATGTTTTTAACTATACCCCTATGATTTCGCGCGATTTGATCAACTGGCGACTTGCTGATAGAAAACACCGGCTGGTGGTCGTTGATTCGCTCCGTAGTCATACGGCTTATTTTGCTACCGACTTTTTGCGCGTGCACCCCGGGACCGAAGGGATACTGCTCTTGAGACTTGCAGGCGAAAAGATGCCCGGATTCAATATTGAAGAAATTTGCGGCGTTTCCGAGAGAACACTTGATGATATTGCCCAGGTATTCAAGACCACGGAGAATAGCCTTTTAATTCTCACTTTGCCATTTGCTCATAGTTATGAACCTCAATTGATTTTAGAAGGAGCCAGGAGATTGAGTAGTGCGAACAAAAAGATATTGCCAATATTTGAATTTACCCCCCATTTTCAACTACCACCTTTTGGTAAAATTTGGAATGCTGTTAAAGATAACAAGATCAAGTATCTGATCACCTTCGGAGAATTATTTCCTTTTTATTACCCTCAGATCACCAATGGTCTGGGGCAGATAAAGGCATATGCTACTTCTACCCTCCGTTTCAAAAAGTATACCCAATTACCCATGGCATTAAATATTGAGAAGTCCGGAACGATTATTACGATCGGAGGCGAAAGACAACTGGACGGTGAAATTGTCCCTGCGAGTGGGGCACAAACGATTGAGACGCTTTTCAAACGCTGTGGGCTGGAGAGTTCCGAAGGTCAATTACCTGGATGCGAATTGAAATTTGATGTAAAAGAAGGAATTCAGCGGCTGAAAGATAGAGTTCAAAAACGCAATTTAACCTTATTCGGGGAAAAAATTGCCTTCCACTATATGGGGTTATGGGAAAAGCCGGTTTTGAAATTAAATCCATTTGATGCTCGGGAACTGGGAGTGAAAGAGAATGAACCGGTGGTGATCGAATCGATAATGGGTAAGGCTAAGTTACAGGTGAAGATTATGTCAGAGGTACCTCGGGGGACGGTCTTCACACAACCCGAAACTCCGGAGGTACGAGGTCTTTTTGCATATGAACTGGTGGGGGATTTTGTGAATTTTATTCCTACCGAGGTGCAGATATGGCCCGTCGAATAG